Proteins encoded by one window of Maliibacterium massiliense:
- a CDS encoding DnaD domain protein: MGFCSFAQKDTIFGVTPLDNLFIEEYMPSAPGGAVKVYLYGLKMCLYPHGAPGTLEDFARALGMDAPEALHHLEYWQQQGLLRIDATEPLRVSFYPLQQGAPAPPREACPTRYMQFNSDAQALFKGRMLTPAECAVMHGWMDNLGFTPAGVLMLLSYAIGRKDIRVSVKYIDAIATDWAERGLKDVDEIEHYLEQEELGRSGAMATLRALGIHDRLPSAAEMDLYRKWSVQWRFPQESIRLACGQTTAISRPNMKYVDKVLGTLQQAGALLPEDVQAFFRARKEDRENLKEVLRQLGNRSAVTPTLSQMYIQWTESWRFAPASVLLAAQQAAASGHHKIDDLERLLGYWHQLNLHLPAEIQAHLDAVRARSSEMQLIMQRAGISGKPGESHRRYLAQWTDAWHMDFEVILLAADYASKNTRPMDKIRYMDRLLDDWHQKGVATVAEAARAHEAFLSGQAGASARSGPAKQLDGMRYEQRGDSLEDIYYDL, translated from the coding sequence ATGGGGTTTTGCTCGTTTGCGCAAAAGGATACGATCTTCGGCGTGACGCCGCTGGACAATCTGTTTATTGAGGAATACATGCCCAGCGCCCCCGGCGGGGCGGTCAAGGTGTACCTCTACGGGCTGAAGATGTGCCTCTACCCCCACGGCGCGCCCGGGACGCTGGAGGACTTTGCCCGCGCGCTGGGCATGGACGCGCCCGAGGCGTTGCACCATCTGGAGTACTGGCAGCAGCAGGGGCTGCTGCGTATCGACGCCACCGAGCCGCTTAGGGTATCCTTCTATCCGCTGCAGCAGGGCGCGCCTGCGCCTCCGCGCGAAGCTTGCCCCACGCGCTACATGCAGTTTAACAGCGACGCCCAGGCCCTCTTTAAGGGCCGGATGCTCACGCCGGCGGAGTGCGCTGTGATGCACGGCTGGATGGACAACCTGGGCTTTACGCCCGCGGGCGTGTTGATGCTGCTCTCCTACGCAATCGGCCGCAAGGATATCCGTGTGAGCGTCAAATACATTGACGCCATCGCCACCGACTGGGCCGAGCGGGGGCTCAAGGATGTCGATGAGATCGAGCACTACCTGGAGCAGGAGGAGCTGGGCCGCTCAGGCGCCATGGCCACACTGCGTGCGCTGGGCATCCACGACCGCCTGCCCAGCGCCGCGGAAATGGACCTTTACCGCAAGTGGAGCGTGCAGTGGCGCTTCCCGCAGGAGAGCATCCGCCTGGCCTGCGGGCAGACCACCGCCATCTCCCGGCCCAACATGAAGTACGTCGACAAGGTGCTAGGCACCCTCCAGCAGGCCGGCGCGCTGCTGCCAGAGGACGTGCAGGCATTCTTCCGCGCGCGCAAGGAGGACCGGGAAAACCTCAAGGAGGTGCTGCGCCAGCTGGGCAACCGCAGCGCGGTGACCCCCACCTTAAGCCAGATGTACATCCAGTGGACGGAAAGCTGGCGCTTTGCGCCCGCATCGGTGCTGTTGGCCGCGCAGCAGGCGGCGGCCAGCGGCCACCACAAGATTGACGATCTGGAGCGCCTGCTGGGTTACTGGCACCAGTTGAATCTGCACCTGCCGGCGGAGATTCAGGCGCATTTGGACGCGGTGCGCGCCCGAAGCAGCGAGATGCAGCTGATCATGCAGCGGGCGGGCATCAGCGGCAAGCCGGGCGAATCCCACCGCCGCTATCTCGCCCAGTGGACGGACGCCTGGCACATGGACTTTGAGGTGATCCTGCTTGCGGCGGACTACGCCAGCAAGAACACCCGCCCCATGGACAAAATCCGTTACATGGACCGGCTGCTGGACGACTGGCACCAAAAAGGCGTGGCCACCGTGGCGGAGGCAGCGCGCGCCCACGAGGCGTTTTTGTCCGGCCAGGCGGGCGCATCCGCCCGCTCCGGACCCGCCAAGCAGCTCGACGGTATGCGCTACGAGCAGCGCGGCGACTCGCTGGAGGACATCTACTATGATCTATAA